A single Paratractidigestivibacter faecalis DNA region contains:
- the purE gene encoding 5-(carboxyamino)imidazole ribonucleotide mutase — protein MADQPLVGIIMGSKSDLPTMEACTKQLEELGVPYELVIASAHRNPAKVHEWASTAADRGLKVIIAAAGKAAHLGGVVAAYTPLPIIGVPMKTSDLGGLDSLLSMVQMPSGVPVACVAINGAKNAAIYATQILGATLPEYRQKMVDFKQQMAEA, from the coding sequence ATGGCAGACCAGCCGCTGGTTGGCATCATCATGGGTTCCAAGTCCGACCTGCCCACCATGGAGGCGTGCACCAAGCAGCTCGAGGAGCTGGGCGTGCCGTACGAGCTGGTCATTGCCAGCGCCCACCGCAACCCTGCGAAGGTCCACGAGTGGGCCTCCACCGCTGCGGACCGCGGCCTCAAGGTCATCATCGCTGCAGCCGGCAAGGCTGCCCACTTGGGCGGAGTCGTTGCCGCCTATACTCCGCTGCCCATCATCGGCGTGCCCATGAAGACCTCTGACCTGGGCGGCCTTGACTCCCTGCTTTCCATGGTCCAGATGCCCTCCGGCGTCCCGGTGGCCTGCGTGGCCATCAACGGTGCAAAGAATGCGGCCATCTACGCCACCCAGATCTTGGGCGCCACGCTGCCCGAGTACCGCCAGAAGATGGTGGACTTCAAGCAGCAGATGGCTGAGGCCTAG
- the srtB gene encoding class B sortase, which translates to MASHFKEPEERPRRGRDAAAGAHTPVSTPAHRGGDESYHAPVGNPHAAANAGRAAQGFVPVTSANADAGSSRHGRRTDPYDLSGRRENNPKRRRNRIISGVLFALGVILILVAAGMWGYNQWQYHEQDQINEKLAAYATIDPKGSEAPVVDWASLKAVNQDVVGWVQIPNTVVNFPVYQGADNDEYLHTNAEGSYSLGGQIFLDAENAAPGMQDAQSIIYGHHLRNGAMFKPIADMENQEYFDSVSTVWYVTEDANYELEPLMLYKTDENDANVRQFSFASDDDFHTYLAGLLGKAVAKRSDADALIAGADKVLTLCTCNYTNNETGRTILVCVPKASAAADAAATSN; encoded by the coding sequence ATGGCGTCCCACTTCAAGGAGCCCGAGGAGAGGCCCCGCCGCGGTCGGGACGCTGCGGCCGGCGCCCACACGCCGGTGAGCACGCCTGCGCATCGCGGCGGCGACGAGTCCTACCACGCTCCGGTCGGAAACCCCCACGCGGCCGCCAACGCCGGGCGCGCGGCCCAGGGCTTTGTGCCGGTGACCTCGGCCAACGCCGACGCGGGCTCTTCTCGTCATGGAAGGCGCACGGACCCGTACGACCTCTCTGGCCGGCGCGAGAACAACCCCAAGCGTCGTCGCAACCGCATCATCTCCGGCGTCCTGTTTGCGCTGGGCGTCATCCTCATCCTTGTGGCGGCCGGCATGTGGGGCTACAACCAGTGGCAGTACCACGAGCAGGACCAGATCAACGAGAAGCTCGCCGCGTACGCCACCATCGACCCCAAGGGCAGCGAGGCGCCCGTGGTTGACTGGGCGTCCCTCAAGGCGGTCAACCAGGATGTGGTCGGCTGGGTCCAGATTCCCAACACGGTGGTCAACTTCCCTGTCTACCAGGGCGCGGACAACGACGAGTACCTCCACACCAACGCGGAGGGCAGTTACTCGCTGGGCGGCCAGATCTTCCTTGACGCAGAGAACGCCGCGCCGGGCATGCAGGACGCCCAGTCCATCATCTACGGCCACCACCTGCGCAACGGTGCCATGTTCAAGCCCATCGCCGACATGGAGAACCAGGAGTACTTTGACTCCGTGAGCACCGTCTGGTACGTCACGGAGGACGCAAACTACGAGCTGGAGCCCCTCATGCTCTACAAAACGGACGAGAACGACGCCAACGTCCGCCAGTTCTCCTTTGCCTCTGACGACGACTTCCATACCTACCTGGCGGGCCTTCTGGGCAAGGCCGTGGCCAAGCGCTCCGACGCCGACGCGCTCATAGCCGGCGCGGACAAGGTTCTCACGCTCTGCACCTGCAACTACACCAACAACGAGACGGGCCGCACCATCCTGGTCTGCGTGCCCAAGGCCTCCGCCGCCGCGGACGCCGCCGCAACGTCCAACTAG
- the purF gene encoding amidophosphoribosyltransferase, with amino-acid sequence MTSNVEKYVRPSAPAAQDAPEPDDKLHEECGVFGVWAPGRDVARITYFGLRALQHRGQDSAGIAVGDGKTVLVRKDLGLVTQVFTDADLSAMPGKVACGHCRYGTAGAKGWESAQPHLSMINDVIIALAHNGTLVNFDSLRHELIEMGIPFRSNTDSEVAAKLIGYFTQRGHRLRTGIAHTMRMLEGGYAMVLVRENALYAFRDPHGIRPLVLGKLDDGAGWVVASETCALDIAGATYVREVAPGEIIRISDDGFRSEMGCRPRTPANCIFEHVYFSRPDSVKDGSSIYLVRHNMGRRLAQETPVDADLVISVPDSGTPAAEGFAEESGIPYGTGLIKNRYVARTFIAPTQELREMGVRLKLNALADVVRGKRLVMVDDSIVRGTTSAQIVRLLKEAGATEVHVRSASPMVTWPCFYGIDTADQDQLIAANMTLEEIRDHIGADSVGFLSLEGLMACVPEGVGYCKACFNGEYPVAIPRTFYEEKFLPGYEPNNLNPVSAESKMNLEDVLNLEEKEN; translated from the coding sequence GTGACAAGCAACGTCGAGAAGTACGTCCGCCCGTCGGCCCCAGCCGCCCAGGACGCTCCCGAGCCCGACGACAAGCTCCATGAGGAGTGCGGCGTCTTTGGCGTCTGGGCACCCGGCCGCGACGTGGCCCGCATCACCTACTTTGGCCTGCGGGCCCTGCAGCACCGCGGCCAGGACTCCGCCGGCATCGCCGTGGGCGACGGCAAGACCGTCCTCGTCCGCAAGGACCTGGGCCTGGTTACGCAGGTCTTCACCGACGCGGATCTCTCCGCCATGCCTGGCAAGGTGGCCTGCGGCCACTGCCGCTACGGCACGGCGGGCGCCAAGGGCTGGGAGTCCGCGCAGCCACACCTCTCCATGATCAACGACGTGATCATTGCCCTGGCCCACAACGGCACGCTGGTCAACTTTGACTCCCTGCGCCACGAGCTCATCGAGATGGGTATTCCCTTCAGGTCAAACACCGACTCCGAGGTGGCCGCCAAGCTCATCGGCTACTTCACCCAGCGCGGGCACCGCCTGCGCACGGGCATCGCGCACACGATGCGCATGCTCGAGGGCGGCTACGCCATGGTCCTGGTGCGCGAGAACGCCCTCTACGCTTTCCGCGACCCGCACGGCATCCGCCCGCTGGTCCTGGGCAAGCTGGACGACGGCGCCGGCTGGGTCGTGGCCAGCGAGACGTGCGCGCTGGACATTGCCGGCGCCACCTACGTGCGTGAGGTTGCCCCCGGGGAGATCATCCGCATCTCCGACGATGGCTTTCGCTCCGAGATGGGCTGCCGCCCGCGCACCCCGGCCAACTGCATCTTTGAGCACGTCTACTTCTCGCGTCCTGACTCCGTCAAGGATGGCAGCTCCATCTACCTGGTGCGTCACAACATGGGCCGCCGCCTTGCGCAGGAGACTCCCGTCGACGCCGACCTGGTCATCTCCGTGCCCGACTCCGGCACGCCGGCGGCCGAGGGATTTGCGGAGGAGTCCGGCATTCCCTACGGCACGGGCCTCATCAAGAACCGCTACGTGGCCCGCACCTTCATTGCCCCCACGCAGGAGCTGCGCGAGATGGGCGTGCGCCTCAAGCTCAACGCGCTGGCAGACGTCGTGCGCGGCAAGCGCCTGGTCATGGTGGACGACTCCATCGTCCGCGGCACCACGTCCGCGCAGATCGTGCGCCTGCTCAAGGAGGCCGGCGCCACGGAGGTCCACGTGCGCAGCGCCAGTCCCATGGTCACCTGGCCGTGCTTCTACGGCATCGACACGGCTGACCAGGACCAGCTCATTGCCGCAAACATGACGCTGGAGGAGATCCGCGACCACATTGGCGCGGATTCCGTGGGCTTCCTCTCGCTGGAGGGCCTCATGGCCTGCGTGCCTGAGGGGGTGGGCTACTGCAAGGCCTGCTTCAACGGCGAGTACCCCGTCGCCATCCCGCGCACGTTCTACGAGGAGAAGTTCCTCCCCGGCTACGAGCCCAACAACCTGAACCCGGTGAGCGCCGAGTCCAAGATGAACCTCGAAGACGTCCTCAACCTTGAAGAGAAGGAGAACTAG
- the purM gene encoding phosphoribosylformylglycinamidine cyclo-ligase — protein sequence MADQPKHVTYADAGVDVDEGARAVDCIKDAVKATNRPEVIGGLGGFGSCFSMKGFKDMEDPVLVSGTDGVGTKLAIAQLLDRHDTVGEDLVAMCVDDVVPIGAEPLFFLDYVAIGKLRAEHVAQIVAGIAEGCKKSGCALVGGEMAEHPGVMNPDDYDLAGFVVGVVDRPKMIGPEKVKVGDVILGLPSSGIHSNGYSLVRKVAIEGKTVEELNEPLAELGGESLADAVLRPTTIYAGGLVRALKAGAPIHAMAHITGGGITENLNRALPADVDAVVYRGGEDGPAWDMPPVIPYMVKAAGLTSDEAYKTFNMGVGMSIICSPEDKDEVVAKLEAEGFKPFVMGECVPGEGKVTYR from the coding sequence ATGGCTGACCAGCCCAAGCACGTGACCTACGCCGACGCCGGCGTTGATGTGGACGAGGGTGCCCGCGCTGTCGACTGCATCAAGGACGCAGTCAAGGCCACCAACCGCCCCGAGGTCATCGGCGGCCTCGGCGGATTCGGAAGCTGCTTCTCCATGAAGGGCTTCAAGGACATGGAGGACCCGGTGCTGGTCTCTGGCACCGACGGCGTGGGCACCAAGCTGGCCATTGCCCAGCTGCTCGACCGCCACGACACGGTGGGCGAGGACCTCGTGGCCATGTGCGTGGACGACGTGGTGCCCATCGGCGCCGAGCCCCTCTTCTTCCTGGACTACGTGGCCATCGGCAAGCTGCGCGCGGAGCACGTGGCCCAGATCGTGGCGGGCATTGCCGAGGGCTGCAAGAAGTCCGGCTGCGCCCTGGTGGGCGGAGAGATGGCCGAGCATCCCGGCGTCATGAATCCCGATGACTACGACCTGGCCGGCTTTGTGGTGGGCGTCGTCGACCGCCCCAAGATGATCGGGCCCGAGAAGGTCAAGGTGGGTGACGTCATCCTCGGCCTGCCCAGCTCCGGCATCCACTCCAACGGCTACTCCCTGGTGCGTAAGGTCGCCATCGAGGGCAAGACCGTCGAGGAGCTCAACGAGCCCCTGGCAGAGCTGGGCGGAGAGAGCCTGGCCGACGCCGTCCTGCGCCCCACGACCATCTACGCGGGCGGTCTTGTTCGCGCGCTCAAGGCCGGCGCCCCCATTCACGCCATGGCCCACATCACCGGCGGCGGCATCACCGAGAACCTCAACCGCGCCCTGCCGGCTGACGTTGACGCCGTGGTCTACCGCGGCGGCGAGGACGGTCCCGCCTGGGACATGCCGCCCGTCATCCCGTACATGGTCAAGGCCGCCGGCCTCACCTCGGACGAGGCCTACAAGACCTTCAACATGGGCGTCGGCATGAGCATCATCTGCTCTCCGGAGGACAAGGACGAGGTCGTGGCCAAGCTCGAGGCCGAGGGCTTCAAGCCGTTCGTGATGGGCGAGTGCGTGCCGGGCGAGGGCAAGGTGACCTATCGATGA
- the purN gene encoding phosphoribosylglycinamide formyltransferase, whose protein sequence is MSHWSCEGGVCRLVEDDEKPVEAAASQAEPLTIGVLISGSGTNLQALIDRISDGSLNARIGLVVSSRPSAYGLKRAEAAGIQTLTLSKEIYADPIAADEVIAAELKAHGCQYVIMAGYMRMVHEPLLASFPNRVVNIHPALLPSFKGAHAIQDAFDYGVKVTGVTVHFADDKYDCGPIIAQRALTVEEGWDVDELEAHIHQIEHELYPEVVGLLAAGRVHVGENGKVSVDPR, encoded by the coding sequence ATGAGCCACTGGAGCTGCGAGGGCGGCGTCTGTCGCCTTGTTGAGGATGACGAGAAGCCCGTGGAGGCTGCTGCGTCCCAGGCGGAGCCTCTGACCATCGGCGTCCTCATCAGCGGAAGCGGCACCAACCTCCAGGCGCTTATCGACCGCATTTCCGACGGCAGCCTGAACGCGCGCATTGGCCTGGTGGTGAGCTCGCGCCCGAGCGCCTACGGCCTCAAGCGCGCCGAGGCCGCCGGCATCCAGACGCTGACCCTCAGCAAGGAGATCTACGCCGACCCCATTGCCGCCGACGAGGTCATTGCCGCCGAGCTCAAAGCCCATGGCTGTCAGTATGTCATCATGGCCGGCTACATGCGCATGGTGCACGAGCCTCTGCTGGCGAGCTTTCCCAACCGCGTGGTCAACATCCACCCGGCGCTGCTGCCCAGCTTCAAGGGCGCGCACGCCATCCAGGACGCCTTTGACTACGGCGTCAAGGTGACGGGCGTGACCGTCCACTTTGCCGACGACAAGTACGACTGCGGCCCCATCATCGCCCAGCGCGCGCTGACGGTGGAGGAGGGCTGGGACGTGGACGAGCTCGAGGCCCACATCCACCAGATCGAGCACGAGCTCTACCCCGAGGTGGTGGGTCTTCTCGCCGCCGGACGCGTTCACGTAGGGGAGAACGGCAAGGTCTCGGTAGACCCGCGGTAG
- a CDS encoding GntR family transcriptional regulator, with amino-acid sequence MCPPSEDVTKIATSESSVRQPFAPTAADLLMPGLSMSSATPKHVQLADLLREKIYSKQWAVSSRIPSEHDLMSLFGVSRGTVRRAIKSLVDEGLLVQRHGRGTFVAKPEITHPAGMRPLSFAESLRQQGKDYVTHVIERRVTKAPADVARELGLETTDNVLLLRRLRTVDGEPVLCQESWSNLRACPGLDEVDYATTSMFDAVEMCSGKKIRYSDMRYRARVAGKEHGRMLGCEESAAVLVLEQNIHLENGVAIEWSSTWLTPGQAIVSKAYQPE; translated from the coding sequence ATGTGCCCCCCTTCCGAGGACGTCACAAAGATTGCGACAAGCGAAAGTTCCGTGCGTCAGCCCTTTGCCCCGACGGCGGCTGACCTCCTCATGCCGGGACTCAGCATGTCGAGCGCAACCCCAAAGCACGTCCAGCTCGCCGACCTTCTCCGCGAGAAGATTTACTCAAAGCAGTGGGCGGTCTCCAGTCGTATTCCGTCAGAGCATGACCTGATGTCACTGTTTGGCGTATCGCGCGGAACCGTTCGCCGGGCAATCAAGTCGCTTGTTGACGAGGGCCTTCTGGTGCAAAGGCACGGGCGGGGGACCTTTGTCGCCAAGCCCGAGATAACGCATCCTGCGGGGATGAGACCGCTCTCCTTTGCGGAGTCGCTCAGGCAGCAGGGAAAGGACTACGTCACGCACGTCATAGAGAGGCGCGTGACCAAGGCGCCCGCCGACGTTGCCCGCGAGCTTGGCCTTGAGACCACCGACAACGTCCTTCTGCTCCGTCGCCTTCGAACGGTGGACGGTGAGCCCGTCCTTTGTCAGGAGAGCTGGTCCAACCTCAGGGCCTGTCCCGGCCTTGACGAGGTCGACTATGCTACTACATCAATGTTTGATGCCGTAGAGATGTGCTCTGGCAAGAAGATCAGGTACTCTGACATGCGCTATCGTGCACGCGTGGCAGGCAAGGAGCACGGCCGCATGCTGGGGTGCGAAGAGTCTGCCGCAGTGCTGGTGCTCGAGCAGAACATCCACCTGGAGAACGGCGTCGCCATCGAGTGGAGCAGCACCTGGCTCACGCCGGGGCAGGCCATCGTGAGCAAGGCCTACCAGCCGGAGTAG
- a CDS encoding triose-phosphate isomerase produces the protein MEKFKLRKPFFVVNPKSYLYGEEIYKLAKKTDELCEKYDFDCLFTAQLIDLPKIIADCPHLVPCAQFMESLKPGRGMGHVLPEALAAAGVKATFLNHAENPMTVHELAATIARANEVGILTVVCADSVEEGKAIAELHPDVMVCELTSLIGTGQVAGEDYMRGSTEAVKAVSPETQVLQAAGIHNGANVYDAIKYGADGTGGTSGIVAAEDPFATLDEMFEALDRARTDFCKED, from the coding sequence ATGGAGAAGTTCAAGCTCAGGAAGCCGTTCTTTGTCGTCAACCCCAAGTCCTATCTGTATGGCGAGGAGATCTACAAGCTTGCCAAGAAGACGGACGAGCTCTGCGAGAAGTACGACTTTGACTGCCTGTTCACCGCGCAGCTCATCGACCTTCCCAAGATCATCGCCGACTGCCCGCATCTCGTTCCCTGCGCGCAGTTCATGGAGAGCCTGAAGCCGGGCCGTGGCATGGGCCACGTCCTGCCCGAGGCTCTGGCCGCCGCCGGCGTCAAGGCCACCTTCCTCAACCACGCCGAGAACCCCATGACCGTTCACGAGCTGGCTGCCACCATCGCCCGCGCCAACGAGGTCGGCATCCTGACCGTCGTCTGCGCTGACTCCGTCGAGGAGGGCAAGGCCATCGCCGAGCTTCACCCCGACGTAATGGTCTGCGAGCTCACCAGCCTCATCGGCACCGGCCAGGTCGCCGGCGAGGACTACATGCGCGGCTCCACCGAGGCCGTCAAGGCCGTCTCCCCCGAGACCCAGGTCCTGCAGGCCGCTGGCATCCACAACGGCGCCAACGTCTACGACGCCATCAAGTACGGCGCCGACGGCACGGGCGGCACCTCCGGCATCGTTGCCGCCGAGGACCCCTTCGCCACGCTGGACGAGATGTTCGAGGCCCTGGACCGTGCCCGCACCGACTTCTGCAAGGAGGACTAG
- a CDS encoding YjbQ family protein, with translation MTVYKGQITVDTLAGKPTYIDVTKGVADIVAESGVKEGIVTVISAHTTCAVFSEEYDHDTTPTGDTFLQADLSDGLNKIFPEQHDWSTYRYPGLDHFEEVESWPSAASYLPGGDRTMLWNGDAHLRSTIVGGNQTFEVADGKLQMNGLASIFFVDYDRTRERTRKVRVIVVGE, from the coding sequence ATGACTGTCTACAAGGGTCAGATTACCGTTGACACCCTCGCCGGCAAGCCCACCTACATCGACGTGACCAAGGGCGTTGCCGACATCGTCGCCGAGTCCGGCGTCAAGGAGGGCATCGTTACCGTCATCTCCGCTCACACCACCTGTGCGGTCTTCTCCGAAGAGTATGACCACGACACCACCCCGACGGGTGACACCTTCCTGCAGGCCGACCTCTCTGACGGCCTGAACAAGATCTTCCCCGAGCAGCACGACTGGAGCACCTACCGCTACCCGGGCCTGGATCACTTCGAGGAGGTCGAGTCCTGGCCGAGCGCGGCGTCCTACCTGCCTGGTGGCGACCGCACCATGCTCTGGAACGGCGACGCCCACCTGCGCTCCACCATCGTCGGTGGCAACCAGACCTTCGAGGTTGCCGACGGCAAGCTCCAGATGAACGGCCTGGCCAGCATCTTTTTCGTTGACTACGACCGCACTCGCGAGCGCACCCGCAAGGTTCGCGTTATCGTTGTTGGAGAGTAG
- a CDS encoding PTS sugar transporter subunit IIB, translated as MANGKKRIMFACGSGICTSTAVRKKVEAMLDENGYKGQYEITQYKISECPAQSVNYDFLVATTMAPAGLKCPYVNGIPYLTGRGTDVPNKAILELMAAE; from the coding sequence ATGGCAAACGGTAAGAAGCGCATCATGTTCGCTTGCGGCTCTGGCATCTGCACCTCCACCGCCGTCCGCAAGAAGGTCGAGGCCATGCTCGACGAGAACGGCTACAAGGGCCAGTACGAGATCACCCAGTACAAGATCTCCGAGTGCCCCGCTCAGTCCGTGAACTACGACTTCCTGGTGGCCACCACCATGGCTCCCGCCGGCCTCAAGTGCCCCTACGTCAACGGCATCCCCTACCTCACCGGTCGCGGCACCGATGTCCCCAACAAGGCCATCCTGGAGCTCATGGCTGCCGAGTAG
- a CDS encoding PTS galactitol transporter subunit IIC — protein MDAILSVFSFIQGLGVSVMMPILLTILGCCFGAGFGKSLRAGLTVGIGFIGLNLVINSLLGTTLAPAASDMVARFGLSLTTVDVGWPAAAAIAMGSNVGMLIIPLGLVVNIVMLLTNTTQTVDVDIWDYWHFAFTGALVAIVTDNIMMGFAAAIINMIIIMVLGDYTAPLVEESLSMPGVSLPHGFTTAYAPIAMLFNWIFDKIPGIRDIDVNTDMLQEKFGVFGEPMIIGTVIGLVIGVLAGYDVTGVLQLAVSLGAVLVLIPRMASLLMEGLLPVSDAASDFVEKRFSNRGKIYIGLDSAVGVGHPVTLAISFVLVPLCIFLAVLLPGNTVLPFADLAVIPWMFVLITPCVHNNGFRGIIIGIIVLAIGLYIATDLAPLITTAAANVQFDMGGAAQISSICDGANPLTWVIVRASSFLGIAGLGITGVIAIILALWNRKRILKEAAELHEAEAAEESAN, from the coding sequence ATGGACGCAATCCTTAGTGTCTTCTCCTTCATTCAGGGCCTGGGCGTCTCCGTTATGATGCCGATCCTCCTGACTATTCTTGGCTGCTGCTTTGGTGCGGGCTTCGGCAAGAGCCTTCGTGCTGGCCTCACGGTCGGCATCGGCTTCATCGGCCTGAACCTCGTCATCAACAGCCTTCTGGGAACCACGCTTGCCCCGGCAGCCTCCGACATGGTCGCTCGCTTCGGCCTGTCCCTGACCACGGTTGACGTCGGCTGGCCCGCCGCTGCCGCCATCGCCATGGGCTCCAACGTCGGCATGCTCATCATCCCGCTCGGCCTCGTCGTCAACATCGTGATGCTGCTCACCAACACCACGCAGACCGTCGACGTCGACATCTGGGACTACTGGCACTTCGCCTTCACCGGTGCCCTCGTTGCCATCGTCACCGACAACATCATGATGGGCTTCGCTGCCGCCATCATCAACATGATCATCATCATGGTCCTCGGCGACTACACCGCTCCGCTGGTTGAGGAGTCCCTCTCCATGCCCGGCGTGTCCCTGCCTCACGGCTTCACCACCGCTTACGCTCCTATCGCCATGCTCTTCAACTGGATCTTCGACAAGATCCCCGGCATCCGCGACATCGATGTCAACACCGACATGCTTCAGGAGAAGTTCGGCGTCTTCGGTGAGCCCATGATCATCGGCACCGTCATCGGCCTCGTCATCGGCGTCCTCGCCGGCTACGACGTCACCGGTGTCCTCCAGCTCGCCGTCTCCCTGGGCGCCGTCCTGGTCCTCATCCCGCGTATGGCCTCCCTGCTCATGGAGGGCCTGCTGCCCGTCTCCGACGCTGCCTCTGACTTCGTCGAGAAGCGCTTCTCCAACCGCGGCAAGATCTACATCGGTCTTGACTCCGCCGTCGGCGTTGGCCACCCCGTTACGCTGGCCATCTCCTTCGTCCTGGTCCCGCTGTGCATCTTCCTGGCCGTCCTGCTTCCTGGCAACACGGTCCTGCCCTTCGCTGACCTCGCCGTCATCCCCTGGATGTTCGTCCTGATCACCCCGTGCGTGCACAACAACGGCTTCCGCGGCATCATCATCGGCATCATTGTCCTGGCCATCGGCCTCTACATTGCTACCGACCTTGCTCCGCTCATCACCACCGCTGCTGCCAACGTGCAGTTCGACATGGGCGGTGCTGCTCAGATTTCCTCCATCTGCGACGGTGCTAACCCGCTGACCTGGGTCATCGTCCGTGCTTCCAGCTTCCTGGGTATCGCTGGCCTTGGCATCACCGGTGTCATCGCCATCATCCTGGCCCTCTGGAACCGCAAGCGCATCCTCAAGGAGGCCGCTGAGCTCCACGAGGCTGAGGCTGCTGAGGAGAGCGCCAACTAG
- a CDS encoding class II aldolase/adducin family protein: MFEKEKQQMLDYALKMDRYGLIALSGGNLSWRMPSGEVIVTPSGMIYDEMVADDMLVVDLDGNIIEGTRKASVDTEALLYIYKNMPKVNAVIHTHQPYATGLGLVMDEIPCNLSTLANATEGPVNVAAYGDPGNLAMGVEAVKAIGDRLAVVLKHHGVIAVGRDLRQALFACVYLEEACKTIQVALSTGLPMATMTQEQIDEAVAVFHRYGQVTLNERDAAEAAKNN, from the coding sequence ATGTTCGAGAAGGAAAAGCAGCAGATGCTGGACTATGCGCTCAAGATGGACCGCTATGGTCTCATCGCGCTGTCCGGCGGCAACCTGAGCTGGCGCATGCCCTCCGGCGAGGTTATCGTCACCCCGTCCGGCATGATTTACGACGAGATGGTCGCTGACGACATGCTCGTCGTCGACCTCGACGGCAACATCATCGAGGGCACGCGCAAGGCGTCCGTCGACACCGAGGCCCTGCTCTACATCTACAAGAACATGCCCAAGGTCAACGCCGTCATCCACACCCACCAGCCCTACGCCACCGGTCTTGGCCTGGTCATGGACGAGATTCCCTGCAACCTCTCCACGCTTGCCAATGCCACCGAGGGCCCGGTCAACGTGGCTGCCTACGGCGACCCTGGCAACCTCGCCATGGGCGTCGAGGCCGTCAAGGCAATCGGCGACCGTCTCGCCGTCGTCCTCAAGCACCACGGCGTCATCGCCGTCGGCCGCGACCTACGCCAGGCGCTCTTTGCCTGCGTCTACCTCGAGGAGGCCTGCAAGACCATCCAGGTTGCCCTTTCCACTGGCCTGCCGATGGCAACCATGACGCAGGAGCAGATCGACGAGGCCGTTGCCGTCTTCCACCGCTATGGCCAGGTCACCCTCAACGAGCGCGACGCCGCCGAGGCCGCAAAGAACAACTAA
- a CDS encoding class II fructose-bisphosphate aldolase yields MIVNLRDICAIAEQKNMAIASFNVPSLEATRAALDAAEETGYPVILSHAEGHDAFTPLDAMGPTMVALAERSSAMVCVHLDHCENLSYMRRALEMGFTGAMYDGSMEPYEVNIENSQRAADMCASFDCGLECELGSMGTRENGVGHENDHVSEAVYTDPEQADEFIKETGLDILACSFGTVHGIYKGEPHLNFDVLTEIRKRNNVPLVMHGGSGVSDDDYRKAIDAGIRKINYYTYGVKYAGEAVQQVIADFKSKNADANVYWHDMTMAAYQRLYEDFTSVIKVFANGADPVA; encoded by the coding sequence ATGATCGTCAACCTCCGAGACATCTGCGCCATCGCCGAGCAGAAGAACATGGCCATCGCCTCGTTCAACGTGCCGAGCCTCGAGGCCACCCGCGCCGCCCTGGACGCTGCCGAGGAGACCGGCTATCCGGTCATTCTCTCCCACGCCGAGGGTCACGACGCCTTTACGCCGCTCGATGCCATGGGCCCGACCATGGTTGCCCTGGCCGAGCGCTCCAGCGCCATGGTCTGCGTGCACCTCGACCACTGCGAGAACCTCTCCTACATGCGTCGTGCCCTCGAGATGGGCTTCACCGGTGCCATGTACGACGGCTCCATGGAGCCCTATGAGGTCAACATTGAGAACTCCCAGCGTGCCGCCGACATGTGCGCCAGCTTTGACTGCGGCCTTGAGTGCGAGCTCGGCAGCATGGGCACCCGCGAGAATGGCGTCGGTCACGAGAACGACCACGTCTCCGAGGCCGTCTACACCGACCCCGAGCAGGCCGACGAGTTCATCAAGGAGACTGGCCTTGACATCCTGGCCTGCTCCTTCGGCACCGTCCACGGCATCTACAAGGGCGAGCCGCACCTCAACTTCGACGTCCTGACCGAGATCCGCAAGCGCAACAACGTGCCCCTGGTCATGCACGGCGGCTCCGGCGTCTCCGACGACGACTACCGCAAGGCCATCGACGCCGGCATCCGCAAGATCAACTACTACACCTACGGCGTGAAGTACGCCGGCGAGGCCGTCCAGCAGGTCATTGCCGACTTCAAGTCCAAGAACGCCGACGCCAACGTCTACTGGCACGACATGACCATGGCAGCCTACCAGCGCCTCTACGAGGACTTCACCTCCGTCATCAAGGTCTTCGCCAACGGCGCCGACCCCGTGGCTTAG